A window from Aeromonas rivipollensis encodes these proteins:
- a CDS encoding amino acid ABC transporter permease — protein sequence MMEFDLEYTLGLFPILLKYLGTTMEMALWGFVLALVLSLALAIVRVFRVPAIHWLAMLYISFFRGTPLLVQLFLLYYGLPQLFPIFVGMDAFTAAIIGLTLHFAAYMAESIRAAILGIHKSQMEAALSIGMSRYQAMRRIILPQAARIATPSLMNYFIDMIKSTSLAFTLGVAEIMGKAQMEASSSFKFFESFMAVALVYWVVVIIFTRLQHLLEVRLNRAY from the coding sequence ATGATGGAATTTGATCTCGAGTACACGCTAGGGCTGTTTCCCATCCTGCTCAAATACCTGGGCACTACTATGGAAATGGCCCTGTGGGGATTCGTATTGGCACTCGTACTGTCGCTGGCCCTGGCAATAGTACGGGTGTTTCGCGTTCCCGCAATTCACTGGCTGGCGATGCTGTATATCTCGTTCTTCCGGGGGACCCCCCTGCTCGTCCAGCTGTTCCTGCTCTACTACGGGCTGCCGCAACTGTTCCCGATCTTCGTGGGGATGGATGCCTTTACCGCCGCCATCATAGGTCTGACCCTGCACTTCGCCGCCTACATGGCCGAGTCGATCCGGGCCGCCATTCTCGGCATCCACAAGAGCCAGATGGAAGCGGCGCTCAGCATCGGCATGAGTCGTTATCAGGCGATGCGGCGGATCATTCTGCCGCAGGCGGCCCGCATCGCGACCCCGTCTCTGATGAACTACTTCATCGACATGATCAAGAGCACCTCGCTGGCGTTTACCCTGGGGGTGGCCGAGATCATGGGCAAGGCGCAGATGGAGGCCTCCTCCTCCTTCAAGTTCTTCGAGAGCTTCATGGCGGTGGCCCTGGTCTACTGGGTGGTGGTCATCATCTTTACCCGCTTGCAGCACCTGCTGGAAGTACGCCTCAATCGTGCTTACTAA